ATTGCGGTTGCCTTTGCGTAGAACTCTTGCGCTTTGGAGTAGTCTTTTTTTTCGCGAGCGATCAAGCCGAGATTATGCAGATTTATTGCGCGTGAAATATTCTCCGCCCCTACCGTCTTCTCATAGATTGCCTGTGAACGCAGGAAAAACTTCTCCGCTCGTTCATAGTCCCGCGTCACTGTGTAATGATAGCCCAATTGGTTCAACACAGTGCCTGTGTGATAATGTTCTGCGCCTTCGGTTTTTTCTGCAATCATTAACGCTCGTTCCAGTAGCTGTTCTACCTTCTTATACTCATTTGTAACTTTTGCCAGAGTTACCAGACATTTACGCACCAAAGCGTGCTCCGAGCCAAGTGTCTTTTCGCTGATATCAATAGCCCGCTGTGCCAAAGGTTCCGCTTTAGCTATTTCGTTTGTCGAATAGTAAAAATACGCCAGCGATTGGATAACATCGATGGTATGGGGATGCTCTTCTCCCAACGTTTTTCTTCTTATTGCTAAGGCGCGTTCTACCAGCGATATGGCTTTGGCAAAATCCTGTTTGTCATCGTAATAGTTGGAAAGCTGCATTAGCAACGTTGCAACAAACGGGTGTTCGGGTCCTAAAATATTTTCGGCGATGGCTAAGGCTCGTTCGGCAAGTTGACGCGCATCCTGATAGTATCCGTCAAGAAGAGCTTGCCGGCTTTCCGCTTCCAGTTTGCGCGCTTCATGAAGCAAGCGGTCATTCTCGCTTGCAGCGCGAATCTCAGTAATACGAATCTGGTATTGGCCTGCTGAAGCGCTCAATGAGGATGCATTCACACTCAGCCGATAACTTCCAGCCGCTTCCGAAACCATCTCAATTTTCTCTTCCCCGTGACTTCTGAATTCGTTGTCGAAACTGGCGATGGCATTACTGTGCGTTCCCAGAAATTCAAGGACAACGTCTATGCCGCGTTGCTCAATGATCACGCCAGCGTATTGGTCTTTCGCTAGCGAGATTCGATAGATATGCTTCTGTCCACCCGATAATTCGCGCACGATGGGCTTCGCCGGTTGCAATAGGGTTCCACTGGCGAAAGCGATGCTGGAAAAAGCAAAAATTGCGAACACCACCAAGTACATCAGGACCACCTACTGGGCTATAACTCTGAAAGGATAACTACTGATGATTTCGCTTACTCCGCCGGAAGAAATGCCCGAAAGCTCCAAGACATAATTTTGTGACTTCAACAAATGCGCCGGTAATCTGATCTTTATGCTCTTATCAGCTTTGAGCTTGTCATTCCACAGGACTTCATCAGTTGCAGGATTCTTCAAAGCCACTGCGTAAGCGGAGAATTCATTCATTTCAAGTTCCAGAGTTATGTCTACAGAATCCGTATCAGCGGGCATAGAAAGAACCGGGATCTGTCCAATGTTTCTCGTTTGAGGTCGAAGATTAAGGGCAATGACACGGACGCCGCGTTGCTCAACGAATGGCATTTTTTTTTCGAGCTCAGCAAGTCTTTGCCTCACACGCGTGAGTTCCTTTTCCTTTTCTGCGTCCGAAGAACGCTGCAGCGCAAGCTCTCGCAGCAAATCCCGTTCGCGCTGCTCAAGCGTCAGGCGCTGATTGCGCAAACTCATGTTATCGAACATTAAGTAGCCGCCGGTTAACATCATCATTGCAGCAACAGCTGCAAGCGCCCACTGAAATACAAAAGCAGGTTTGCGCGAAATGCTTTTGATTGTTGCTTGTTCAGAAGCGATCATTACATCGCGAAATGCTTCAGCAAAACTCACTTTCTCTTTGCGTTTGGAGGACGCCAGATAATGCGATTTGAAGCTGACAAGCGTATTTCCGGACAGCTCGCCTCTCACGTAGGCATCCATCAGATCGTTTTCAACATCGCGCAGCCGTTGAGCGAAGTCGTCATCTGTCACACTCAACTGGTCCAGGCGCTCCATTTCAGCTTCCGGCAAAGTACCAAGAAGGTAGTCTTCGATTATTCGTTCTTCAACATGCTTCATAAGTCTGTCGCTTCCCCCATAATTACAAGACAAAACGGCCAAAATCTTTCATTCGGCACTCCCCAGGCATTTGCGCACACAGGCTTCAAGTTTGTCCCGTATGCGACAAGCGCGAATACTCAACGCGTTCATCGTAACTCCTAATTCAGCCGCCAGAGCTCTGCGCTTCTCAATCTTTGTTCGCCGTTCTCCCTGATAGTAGCTTATGATCAGCACCCGTTCAGGAACCTCGAGCTTTTGCATACATTGTTGCAGGCAATTCGATCGCCTCTGGGCTTGCTGTTCCTCCTCGGTGAAATCCTGCGCTGCGGGTATTCGATCATGGAGAGATTCCTGGCGGTGTTGCCCGCGCAAGGATTCGAGGAACACAAAACGAGCAACGATGTAGCAATAGTGCGCAGGTGTATCGCTCGAAATCGTCCCCTCTTCTTCGAGTCTTCGTGCCACGCGATTCAGAGTTTCATCCGCAAGTTCATCGGGCGAAACGCAGTTCTTACGGTCGAAATACAGCACGAGTCTCCTCCGTATCTCCAGATAACGCTGGCCGCCCGAATCGGCCCCGCCATCGATCCACTTTAGAAACTGGCGAAATGTGCTTTGGGTTAGCACCCATTCGGCCTTTCCTGTGGGCTCCGGGACAGATCGATTCGCCATCTCACACCAAAACTATGCGAAGTTAGATTGAATTCAATTTTACTCCGATTTAACCGCCAAGACGCCAAGGCACCAAGATAGAATTTAACGTTCTTTTCTTGGCGTCTTGGCGCCTTGGCGGTTAGTCCACAATCAAATCAGACCGTCTGAGGACCTCCCGCTTGCAATCTGCCCATATCGCTTTGCGTTATTGCTGGCAACCATTACGATCTGACCGCAGGAGACGAGCAAATCCTTTATGAAATCCGTGATCTGTTTTCTTCTTGTTCCTTCCTTTTCTTTGCCTCGCTGATAATTTGCCGCAACAGGATTACGAAACCGTTCAGGTGGCGAATGGAATTTACGCGTTTGTTGCAACCGAACCCAAAAGTGGTTATTGATTTTTTTGAAACTCCCGGTATAGCCCAGGCCTATAAAGAAGCCAAAGGTGAATCGCGAGACGAATAAGAAGACAACTTGAGTTACTTGTTGATGTCGGTGTCCTCTACAAGAAAAGAGATTTGTAGATTTACACGATACGCGACGACGCGATCGTTTTGAACCTTCGCTTGCATCTCTTTGACATAAGCCGAGTTGATGTTCCGGACGGTTTTAGCGACATTCGCGATCGCTTCTTGCGTTGCCTGTTCCCAGCCCTTCTCCGATTCTGCAATAATCTCAACGACTTTAACAACAGCCATAACAACCTCCTTCAGTTTTCCTTCAGTCGGAAATATAGGGCCGGGTTTCAGCGTTTTCAAAATGTTACAATCTGTTTTTGAGGTGCTATATGCACGGAGTCATTCCGCTGATTTTACTTTCCACGCTCCTGGCTTCGCATTCAGTCCGCGCGGAAAGTCAGGAGAAGCTGCGCGACACCGGACTCGTGTGCGCGGTAGATATGGGAAGCAACACCTTCAAGTTCATCATCGCTGAAATCAATAAAGGGGAATATTTGCAGTACGTTGATGAACGAAAAACTGCGGGTGTGGGAGATGATCTAAAAGCAACCGAAAGTAAAACGGGACGAAAGCAGATTTCGGATGGAAAAGTACAAGAAATTCGAGCTCTGCTTGCGGGATTTCAAGATCAATGTGAGCAAAAAACTCATTCGCGTAAAATTCAGGGCATTGCAACTGCGGCTTTCCGCGAAGCGGAAAACGGCGCGGCTATCTCAGATCAACTGCGCCAACAGGGCATTGAGGTACAAATCCTGACTGGAGAAGGCGAATCCGCATATGCTTATGAAGCGGCAACTCTGGGTAAATCCGGCTTTGCAGTCGCGGATCTCGGGAGCCGCACAACAGAATTTGTAACGAAGACGGGTGAGAACTATCAATGGGCAGAAATTCACACAGGATACAAGGTTGCCTGGGACGATTTCTATGAAAAAGCCGGGACTTTTGGTCAGGCATCGTCGCAGCATCTGGTAAAGCTGAAGCAAATGATCGGAGAAAAAGAAAATCAGATCTTGCGCAATCGTATTGAGCTCGTGATGATCGAATTTGGTGAGACGGCGAGTTATGTTTTAGGAATTCCGCAAGATCAGATCGAAGGAAAGATCATCACACGCACGCAAGTGCAGGGCAAGTTAAAAGACCTTCATGCAATGGATGCAAAAGCTTTTGCTGATCTCAAGAAGAATTTCAAAGATGCCATCAAAGTCCTGCCGCGCGTAGTTCTCGCGGATCTTATTCTCGAGCAAACCGGCTATGATCAGTTGCGAGGCAGTAACCGCGAATTAAATGTGGCTATTGTTTATCAAATCTCCCGCGGAGTCACTCACTAGATGCCGTCCCTAAAAGAGACCGGAATTCTCACAGTCGCCGCGATTCGAAGCCACAAAGGTCCGAAGCCAACAGAGTATCTTTTCAATCAAAGGGAACGAATCTTTACATTGAAACAGACAGTAAAGTCCGCAGAGTTTTCCAAACGTTTGAAAGATGCATTCAGGAAGAAGATACCTGTAAAGGCCTTCCTCGATACGGGACGAGGCGTGATTCACAGCGCGCAGACGCCGTCGCAGCAAGAACTCGATGCCTTTCAGAGTGGAAGAGTTTTGTTCGTCAAGCCGGACCGTGTAGTACCCATTGATGTTTCTTCCATCGACCCAACCACATTTAATATCGTGGATCGTTATTTGAAATGGGCCACCTTTAAACTCTGCAAGACCATTGTTCCTGACTACAAAACCGCAAAAGAGATATTTGACTATTGTGCAAACCAATCCTGTCACTTGCCAGGGCCATACGATATAACGCCCTGTATACCGTTTCAGTATGTTATCGATGGGTGCTATGCGCGTGCACACAAAATGTGGCGGATCATTACAAATGAATTCAGCTACTGCTGCGATAAAGTGTTCAGCT
This DNA window, taken from bacterium, encodes the following:
- a CDS encoding dodecin family protein, with amino-acid sequence MAVVKVVEIIAESEKGWEQATQEAIANVAKTVRNINSAYVKEMQAKVQNDRVVAYRVNLQISFLVEDTDINK